Proteins encoded in a region of the Gemmatimonadaceae bacterium genome:
- a CDS encoding ABC transporter ATP-binding protein: protein MIECRALSARHGTFRLADVSFAVPAGQYGVVIGPAGSGKTTLLETIAGVVPATSGSLLLHGVDCTMTAPEARGVGLVYQHAYLFPHLSVAANIAYGAASPELAEQVARRFGADALTGRPVRALSGGERQLVALARAFARRPAVVLLDEPFSSLDPRRRTLVRREVRALHREWGVTTLQVTHDFTEAGLLGDVAILLDSGRALQSGSPDDVFRRPASPYIAEFLGAENVLAGTARMLAEEAPDWLDGEPSRLAHGNHAIEFTTGALTLYTVGDFPLSAGYAVIRAEEIVLSLEPPSGSARNRFRGSIVEVATLGALTRVTVEVDGVPLVASLTTRSAKELALRPGVVVTASFKAMAVHLC, encoded by the coding sequence ATGATCGAATGCCGCGCGCTGAGTGCGCGTCACGGGACGTTTCGGCTTGCGGACGTCTCCTTTGCCGTCCCGGCGGGACAGTACGGCGTCGTCATCGGGCCGGCCGGCTCGGGCAAGACGACGCTGCTCGAAACGATCGCCGGCGTGGTGCCCGCGACCTCGGGATCGCTCCTGCTGCACGGCGTTGATTGCACCATGACCGCCCCCGAGGCGCGGGGCGTGGGGCTGGTGTATCAGCACGCGTACCTCTTTCCGCACCTGAGCGTGGCGGCCAACATCGCGTACGGCGCGGCGTCGCCGGAACTCGCCGAGCAGGTGGCGCGTCGCTTTGGGGCCGATGCACTCACGGGCCGCCCCGTGCGTGCGCTCTCCGGGGGCGAACGGCAGCTCGTCGCGCTGGCGCGCGCCTTCGCGCGGCGGCCCGCGGTGGTGCTGCTCGATGAACCCTTCAGTTCGCTCGATCCGCGTCGCCGCACGCTCGTGCGCCGCGAAGTGCGCGCGCTGCACCGCGAGTGGGGCGTGACCACCCTGCAGGTGACGCACGATTTCACCGAGGCCGGCCTGCTCGGCGACGTGGCGATCCTGCTCGACAGCGGTCGCGCCCTGCAGTCGGGTTCGCCCGACGACGTGTTCCGCCGCCCCGCCTCGCCGTACATCGCCGAGTTCCTGGGCGCCGAGAATGTGCTGGCCGGCACGGCCCGGATGCTCGCGGAAGAAGCACCCGACTGGCTCGACGGCGAACCGTCACGGCTCGCGCACGGCAACCATGCCATCGAGTTCACGACGGGCGCCCTGACGCTCTACACCGTCGGCGATTTCCCGCTCAGTGCCGGTTATGCGGTGATTCGCGCCGAAGAGATCGTGTTGTCGCTCGAACCGCCCTCCGGTTCGGCGCGGAACCGTTTCCGTGGATCGATTGTCGAAGTCGCCACCCTCGGCGCACTCACGCGGGTGACCGTGGAGGTGGACGGCGTTCCGCTCGTGGCCTCGCTGACGACGCGGTCGGCCAAGGAACTGGCGCTGCGGCCGGGCGTGGTGGTGACGGCCTCGTTCAAGGCGATGGCCGTGCACCTCTGCTGA
- a CDS encoding ATP-binding cassette domain-containing protein yields MADLALELRGITKKFAEHVAVRDLSLDVPRGSVYGLLGPNGAGKTTTIRMILNVIAPDSGSITVLGLPNTAAGLLDRVGYLPEERGLYKKMQVRRLLRFLAELKGVDGRTADHRISEWLERLSLRTPEKDWGAAKVDELSRGMQQKVQFIGTLLHDPDVVILDEPFSGLDPINAQALKDTVVELKHRGKTVIFSTHLMDNAERLCDSVCIIARGDKVLDGSVSGVKSEHHKLNVALSLAGSPSDAVTAVLADTGLVSKMDDNNRYFELEMATGGDPQRLLQRLVGAGAQVQRFELIQPSLHQIFLDRVGAAGVEEGMSGHG; encoded by the coding sequence ATGGCTGACCTTGCCCTCGAACTCCGGGGGATCACCAAGAAGTTTGCCGAGCATGTCGCGGTTCGCGACCTGAGTCTCGATGTCCCGCGCGGCAGCGTCTACGGACTGCTTGGCCCGAACGGCGCCGGCAAGACGACCACGATCCGGATGATCCTCAACGTGATCGCGCCCGATTCGGGTTCGATCACCGTGCTCGGCCTCCCCAACACCGCCGCGGGGCTGCTCGATCGCGTCGGGTACCTCCCCGAAGAACGCGGCCTGTACAAGAAGATGCAGGTGCGCCGCCTCCTGCGGTTCCTGGCGGAACTCAAGGGCGTGGACGGCCGCACGGCCGACCATCGCATCTCCGAATGGCTGGAACGCCTCTCCCTTCGCACCCCGGAAAAGGACTGGGGCGCCGCCAAGGTCGACGAACTGTCGCGCGGCATGCAGCAGAAGGTCCAGTTCATCGGCACGCTCCTGCACGATCCCGACGTCGTGATCCTCGACGAACCGTTCAGCGGGCTCGACCCGATCAACGCGCAGGCGCTCAAGGACACCGTCGTGGAACTGAAGCATCGCGGGAAGACCGTGATCTTCTCCACGCACCTCATGGACAACGCCGAGCGGCTCTGCGACTCCGTCTGCATCATCGCGCGCGGCGACAAGGTGCTCGACGGATCGGTCTCGGGCGTCAAGTCGGAGCACCACAAGCTGAATGTCGCGCTCTCGCTGGCCGGGTCGCCCTCCGATGCGGTGACCGCGGTGCTCGCCGACACGGGGCTCGTCTCCAAGATGGATGACAACAATCGGTATTTCGAACTCGAGATGGCGACGGGCGGCGATCCGCAGCGGCTCCTCCAGCGCCTCGTTGGCGCCGGGGCGCAGGTGCAGCGCTTCGAGCTGATCCAGCCGTCGCTTCACCAGATCTTCCTCGATCGCGTGGGCGCGGCGGGCGTGGAGGAGGGGATGAGCGGCCATGGCTAA
- a CDS encoding class I SAM-dependent methyltransferase — translation MLAGGALTMAVERTARARVGVGRWLARQVTHVGHAAALCSRAGHNLEVWRSRGTVPAAPTRCTFCGAGFEHQLVLPLRTSADVRALGDYQAVLCTACANARTVPVPEESARVITTDVQRDSMTGMQRALLRRFIRQRVARVRPLLPSVDRPRVADVGGGACAFANALAATGCDVTVFEPNAANAPYAGAGVRFVAAPFDEQAVRASGLADGTLDAITMWHALEHVPHPPATLALARRLLRPGGVLYVSVPNLDSLQADVSATRWCYADIPRHLSHFSPEGLEGQMQRAGFSAVVPYWWNAEYEIFGWYQTLLNLLTGSHNYFYNRAKKGNAADAGPHPTWTRVATTLAPLLLPVALTASWCGAASSKPACVEMHGIAS, via the coding sequence GTGCTCGCCGGTGGCGCGCTGACGATGGCCGTGGAGCGCACCGCGCGCGCGCGCGTCGGAGTCGGGCGCTGGCTGGCCCGGCAGGTGACGCACGTCGGGCACGCCGCCGCGCTTTGCTCGCGCGCCGGGCATAATCTCGAGGTCTGGCGGTCCCGCGGGACGGTTCCGGCCGCGCCCACGCGCTGCACATTCTGCGGCGCGGGGTTCGAGCACCAACTCGTCCTGCCGCTGCGCACGAGCGCCGACGTGCGGGCCCTGGGCGATTACCAGGCCGTGCTCTGCACGGCCTGTGCGAATGCCCGCACCGTTCCCGTCCCGGAGGAGTCGGCGCGGGTCATCACCACGGACGTGCAGCGCGATTCGATGACCGGGATGCAGCGGGCGCTGCTGCGGCGTTTCATTCGTCAGCGGGTGGCGCGCGTTCGCCCGCTGCTGCCGTCCGTTGATCGGCCGCGGGTGGCCGATGTCGGCGGCGGAGCCTGTGCCTTTGCCAACGCGCTGGCTGCAACCGGATGCGATGTCACGGTCTTCGAGCCGAACGCGGCAAATGCGCCGTATGCCGGCGCCGGCGTGCGATTTGTCGCGGCGCCATTCGATGAGCAGGCCGTCCGCGCGTCGGGTCTCGCGGATGGCACGTTGGATGCCATCACGATGTGGCACGCCCTCGAGCACGTGCCGCATCCACCCGCCACGCTGGCCTTGGCGCGACGGCTGTTGCGTCCGGGCGGCGTGCTCTACGTCAGCGTCCCCAACCTCGACTCCCTGCAGGCGGATGTCAGTGCGACGCGCTGGTGTTACGCCGACATTCCCCGGCACCTCTCGCACTTCAGTCCCGAGGGGCTCGAAGGGCAGATGCAGCGGGCGGGGTTCAGCGCGGTCGTTCCGTACTGGTGGAACGCCGAGTATGAGATCTTCGGCTGGTACCAGACCTTGCTCAATCTCCTGACCGGCAGCCACAACTACTTCTACAATCGGGCCAAGAAGGGCAATGCGGCCGACGCCGGACCACATCCCACGTGGACGCGAGTCGCCACCACGCTCGCCCCGCTGCTCCTGCCCGTCGCCCTGACGGCTTCCTGGTGCGGCGCTGCATCGTCAAAACCGGCCTGTGTCGAGATGCACGGAATCGCGTCATGA
- a CDS encoding SDR family NAD(P)-dependent oxidoreductase, producing MKRIVITGGTGFIGSRLLERLAEQGLHGEPVQLMAIARHPENAPATLRGRVQWYALDLATAPMDAIAAACGRGALVFHLAANASVGGGDAAARQNVQSTARLLEALRDCAPQRIVYASSIGAVDRTPDDSCSEPLGEEATPHPLTRYGASKLEGERLVAASGMPFAIVRPTWVYGPRMRADSHLRVFLEMVRAGKLATRVAFPGRVSVIHVDDLCDALLVAGVHESAQAQTFFATDNEPVALGTLFRELGEITGRMAGTIKVPGLVVALARRARRWFPLSVQCLSSDVLLASSARLSALGFTPAVSRRRGLVELARMTAPAGARWIVTGAASGIGRALAVQLHAAGHTVVALDRDASGLEALREECPGIAPIVADLATENGREVYFGAIAAGSLAGVVNCAGIGVRGAAQEIPNDAQARLLAVNTLALADASTRAVRRMAAQPSGGMLVNVASSAALQPLPWMAAYAASKAFVLSYSEALAEELATTAVRVITVCPGGTDTGFQASSGVKRVEGERLMSAPQVAAHILAAINHGRSTTLFVGGRTHVMALMARALPRRILVRLWGRLMGAMR from the coding sequence ATGAAGCGCATCGTGATCACCGGAGGCACCGGCTTCATCGGCAGCCGCTTGCTGGAACGCCTCGCGGAGCAAGGCCTGCACGGCGAGCCCGTGCAGCTGATGGCGATCGCGCGTCACCCGGAGAACGCCCCCGCAACGCTCCGCGGCCGCGTGCAATGGTACGCGCTTGACCTCGCGACCGCACCGATGGACGCCATTGCCGCCGCGTGCGGGCGCGGGGCGCTCGTCTTTCATCTCGCGGCGAATGCCTCGGTCGGCGGCGGCGACGCCGCCGCACGACAGAACGTCCAGTCCACGGCACGGCTGCTCGAAGCGCTCCGCGACTGTGCCCCGCAACGCATCGTTTACGCCAGTTCGATCGGGGCCGTGGATCGCACGCCCGACGATTCGTGCTCCGAACCGCTCGGCGAGGAGGCGACGCCGCATCCGCTCACGCGCTACGGGGCGAGCAAGCTGGAGGGCGAGCGGCTGGTGGCCGCATCGGGAATGCCGTTTGCAATCGTGCGCCCGACCTGGGTGTACGGCCCGCGCATGCGCGCTGACAGCCACCTGCGCGTCTTTCTCGAGATGGTGCGCGCCGGGAAGCTCGCCACTCGCGTCGCCTTCCCGGGACGCGTCAGCGTCATTCATGTGGACGACCTCTGCGACGCCTTGCTCGTGGCCGGTGTGCATGAGTCGGCGCAGGCGCAGACGTTCTTTGCGACGGACAACGAGCCGGTCGCGCTCGGCACGCTCTTTCGCGAACTCGGCGAGATCACGGGACGGATGGCGGGCACCATCAAGGTTCCCGGTCTCGTCGTGGCGCTGGCCCGACGGGCGCGCCGCTGGTTTCCGCTGTCGGTGCAGTGCCTCAGTTCCGATGTCCTGCTGGCGAGTAGTGCGCGCCTCAGCGCGCTTGGCTTCACACCGGCGGTGTCGCGCCGCCGGGGCCTCGTCGAGCTGGCCCGCATGACTGCCCCCGCCGGCGCACGCTGGATTGTCACCGGTGCGGCCAGCGGCATCGGCCGGGCGTTGGCGGTGCAGCTACATGCCGCCGGACATACCGTAGTCGCGCTGGACCGCGATGCCAGCGGCCTTGAGGCGCTGCGTGAGGAGTGCCCAGGGATTGCACCGATCGTTGCCGACCTCGCGACCGAGAACGGGCGGGAGGTCTATTTCGGCGCCATCGCCGCCGGTTCATTGGCGGGTGTGGTGAACTGCGCCGGAATTGGCGTGCGGGGCGCGGCGCAGGAGATCCCGAATGACGCACAGGCGCGGCTGCTGGCCGTCAATACACTCGCCTTGGCCGATGCCTCCACACGCGCCGTGCGACGCATGGCGGCCCAGCCATCGGGCGGCATGCTCGTCAACGTGGCATCATCTGCCGCATTGCAGCCACTGCCCTGGATGGCCGCGTACGCTGCGTCCAAGGCTTTTGTCCTGAGCTACAGCGAAGCGCTGGCCGAGGAGCTCGCGACGACGGCGGTCCGCGTGATCACCGTCTGCCCCGGGGGGACGGACACCGGCTTCCAGGCGTCGAGTGGCGTGAAGCGGGTGGAAGGCGAGCGCCTGATGTCGGCGCCCCAGGTTGCCGCGCACATCCTGGCCGCCATCAACCACGGTCGTTCCACCACGCTCTTCGTGGGCGGACGCACGCACGTAATGGCGCTCATGGCGCGTGCGCTGCCGCGGCGGATACTCGTTCGACTCTGGGGACGGCTGATGGGAGCGATGCGCTAG
- a CDS encoding ABC transporter permease, whose protein sequence is MAGTAPTRGAQRLIAVMAALASSLLLLFLAVPIGKLIGAGGAAGVRQLAVDAELRGALSLTAMTATAATLLGVLGGTPLAYLLARREFRGRAVLSAVLDLPLLIPHPVAGIALLLLLGRESVVGGAMITAGLRVVGTPLGIVAAMLFVAAPLFISGAREAFAKVDPRYEAVARTLGDTPQRAFLRITLPLSRRGLVASAVVMWARAVSEFGAIVVLTYNPKVASVLSYDRFTSFGLNEALPVAAVLALLALIPLTALRTLRGADDGAAP, encoded by the coding sequence ATGGCTGGCACCGCGCCGACGCGGGGCGCCCAACGCCTCATCGCGGTGATGGCGGCGCTCGCCAGTTCGCTCCTGCTGCTCTTTCTGGCGGTGCCCATCGGCAAGCTGATCGGCGCCGGCGGTGCCGCCGGGGTGCGACAGCTGGCCGTTGACGCCGAGCTGCGCGGCGCCCTTTCGCTCACCGCGATGACCGCGACCGCGGCGACGCTGCTCGGTGTGCTCGGCGGCACGCCGCTCGCCTACTTGCTCGCGCGGCGCGAATTCCGCGGGCGTGCCGTGCTCTCCGCGGTCCTCGACCTGCCGCTGCTCATCCCGCATCCGGTGGCCGGCATCGCGCTCCTCCTCCTGCTTGGGCGCGAATCAGTGGTCGGCGGTGCGATGATCACGGCCGGATTGCGCGTCGTCGGCACCCCTCTCGGCATTGTCGCCGCAATGCTCTTCGTCGCGGCGCCGCTTTTCATTAGTGGTGCGCGCGAAGCGTTCGCGAAGGTGGACCCCCGATACGAAGCCGTGGCGCGAACGCTCGGCGATACCCCGCAACGGGCCTTCCTGCGCATCACGCTCCCCCTGTCCCGCCGCGGCCTGGTGGCATCGGCCGTGGTGATGTGGGCGCGCGCGGTCAGCGAATTTGGCGCCATCGTCGTCCTGACGTACAACCCGAAGGTGGCGAGCGTCCTGAGTTACGACCGCTTCACCAGCTTTGGCCTGAACGAAGCGCTGCCGGTGGCGGCCGTGCTCGCACTGCTCGCGCTGATTCCGCTGACGGCGCTCCGCACCCTGCGTGGCGCGGACGATGGAGCGGCGCCATGA
- a CDS encoding class I SAM-dependent methyltransferase — MTVPNDLLHREETFHDEWARSVDPAAVPVREAFTLPTCPENRWIHATLGDVSGKTVLELGAGLGEASAWFALHGARVIATDLSGGMLKLAQRVATLHGRAVTTVQMDGAVLALADASVDVVYGANVLHHVDQAQCIAEVHRVLRPGGVAVFWDPLRYNPVINIYRRMATAVRTEDEHPLGVDDLRLLQRTFHRVEARFFWLAALGVFVWFFLGLRVHPNAERYWKKIITDYASIAPLHRVLAAVDGVLLRIPGLRWWAWNIVVVCRK; from the coding sequence ATGACCGTCCCGAACGACCTGCTCCATCGCGAGGAGACGTTCCACGACGAGTGGGCGAGGTCCGTGGATCCCGCCGCGGTGCCGGTGCGCGAGGCCTTCACCCTGCCCACCTGCCCGGAGAACCGCTGGATCCACGCCACGCTGGGTGACGTGAGCGGCAAGACGGTGCTCGAACTCGGCGCCGGGCTGGGCGAGGCCTCGGCCTGGTTCGCCCTGCACGGCGCGCGCGTCATCGCCACCGACCTGAGCGGCGGCATGCTGAAGCTTGCCCAGCGGGTCGCCACGCTGCACGGCCGCGCGGTGACCACGGTGCAGATGGATGGGGCGGTGCTTGCGCTCGCGGATGCATCCGTGGACGTCGTCTACGGCGCCAACGTGCTGCATCACGTCGATCAGGCGCAGTGCATCGCCGAGGTGCATCGCGTGCTCCGGCCGGGCGGTGTGGCCGTCTTCTGGGACCCGCTGCGCTACAACCCGGTGATCAACATCTACCGTCGCATGGCCACCGCGGTGAGAACCGAGGACGAGCATCCGCTCGGCGTGGACGACCTCCGCCTGCTGCAACGGACGTTCCATCGGGTGGAGGCCCGCTTTTTCTGGCTCGCCGCGCTGGGGGTTTTCGTCTGGTTCTTCCTCGGGTTGCGCGTGCACCCCAACGCCGAGCGGTACTGGAAGAAGATCATCACGGATTACGCGTCGATTGCGCCGTTGCACCGCGTGCTCGCGGCGGTGGATGGCGTGCTGCTCCGCATTCCCGGCCTGCGCTGGTGGGCCTGGAACATTGTCGTCGTCTGCCGGAAGTGA
- a CDS encoding extracellular solute-binding protein — MTRSWILALAFVAACGRSGDTGTASKTLVAFNAGSLARPLRAALDSFAVREGVTALQESAGSLETARKLTELGKIPDVVALADEDVFPQLLMPSALTWYVRFAHNRMVLAYTPRSRGADSITGDNWWRVLLRDGVETGRSDPQLDPNGYRTLLVLQLAERHYAQPGLAGRLLQAMPARNVRPKEADLVGLLQAGEFDYIWSYESMARSLGLNFVRLPEAIDLSAPADSASYATAHVRVRGRGADSVEFRGRPIVYALSVPLAAPHREIAERFVRYLLSADGQRVLRQQGLDVLAQPSIVGTGAPAGIVK; from the coding sequence ATGACGCGCTCGTGGATTCTTGCGTTGGCCTTCGTGGCCGCCTGCGGTCGCTCCGGCGACACCGGCACGGCCTCCAAGACGCTGGTGGCCTTCAACGCCGGCTCGCTCGCACGTCCGCTGCGTGCGGCGCTCGATTCGTTCGCCGTGCGGGAAGGCGTGACCGCGCTGCAAGAGAGCGCCGGGTCGCTCGAAACCGCAAGGAAACTTACCGAACTCGGCAAGATTCCCGATGTCGTCGCGCTCGCCGACGAGGATGTCTTTCCGCAGTTGTTGATGCCGAGTGCCCTGACGTGGTACGTGCGATTCGCGCACAACCGGATGGTGCTGGCCTACACCCCCCGGTCGCGCGGGGCCGATTCCATTACGGGAGACAACTGGTGGCGGGTGCTGCTGCGCGACGGCGTTGAAACGGGACGCAGCGACCCGCAACTCGACCCCAACGGCTATCGCACCCTCCTGGTGCTTCAGCTCGCCGAGCGCCATTACGCGCAGCCTGGACTTGCCGGGCGGTTGCTGCAGGCGATGCCGGCGCGCAATGTGCGCCCCAAGGAGGCCGATCTCGTTGGCCTGCTCCAGGCGGGCGAGTTCGACTACATCTGGTCGTACGAATCGATGGCGCGGAGCCTCGGACTCAACTTCGTCCGGCTCCCGGAGGCGATTGACCTGTCCGCGCCGGCTGATTCGGCTTCGTATGCGACCGCGCACGTGCGCGTGCGCGGCAGGGGGGCCGACTCGGTGGAGTTCCGCGGGCGACCGATCGTGTACGCGCTCTCGGTGCCGCTTGCCGCCCCGCATCGAGAGATCGCGGAGCGCTTTGTCCGGTACCTCCTGTCGGCGGACGGGCAACGCGTGCTGCGCCAGCAGGGGCTCGATGTGCTGGCACAGCCATCCATCGTCGGCACGGGCGCCCCGGCGGGGATCGTGAAGTGA